The following are encoded in a window of Bordetella genomosp. 10 genomic DNA:
- a CDS encoding MaoC family dehydratase, producing MSYDKLSVGQEIVGAPFSPTRETIRDFCEASLDFNPLHLDDEYMKGDFGKTNFGGIIMHGMNNFGVITRMLTDWLYEQNAVERRLETRWKSPVKPGDTITPRGRITALKKTSNSRWVCLDVEVRNQRDEVVAVGEAMAEFPH from the coding sequence ATGAGTTACGACAAGCTGAGCGTCGGCCAGGAAATCGTGGGCGCCCCTTTCTCTCCCACCCGCGAAACCATTCGCGATTTCTGCGAGGCGTCGCTGGACTTCAACCCGCTGCACCTGGATGACGAGTACATGAAGGGGGATTTCGGCAAGACCAATTTCGGCGGAATCATCATGCACGGCATGAACAACTTCGGGGTCATCACCAGGATGCTCACCGACTGGCTGTACGAGCAGAACGCCGTGGAGCGCCGCCTGGAAACGCGCTGGAAGAGTCCCGTCAAACCCGGCGACACCATTACCCCCCGGGGCCGCATCACCGCGCTCAAGAAAACCTCGAACAGCCGCTGGGTCTGCCTCGACGTAGAGGTGCGCAACCAGCGCGACGAGGTGGTCGCGGTCGGCGAGGCCATGGCTGAGTTTCCTCACTGA
- a CDS encoding NYN domain-containing protein: protein MSHEARKEQSQGARIQPVSAFVDWNSQIYINGEKLRKDPIMTAQLTLEKTVARIARCLNKVDRDGRFRVQIRLYHGWHKGYEPTINRKAITTALASISFADLSPIRNIVFDSNVAYGDCLLHALSSRLHTRLGIHLPNTLQLQHGVLGEKMVDTALAADVVSNAATQTDEWIVVVAEDDDLVPPVFTAEALLSKTSSRILMLQNRKRSGNFLNLENIMVKM, encoded by the coding sequence ATGTCCCACGAGGCGCGAAAAGAACAATCACAGGGAGCTAGAATTCAGCCAGTTTCAGCTTTCGTGGATTGGAATTCTCAAATCTATATCAATGGGGAAAAATTACGCAAAGACCCGATCATGACTGCGCAACTTACGCTCGAAAAGACCGTTGCAAGGATTGCGAGATGCCTAAATAAAGTTGATCGTGATGGCCGCTTTAGGGTGCAGATTCGCCTTTATCATGGTTGGCACAAGGGATATGAGCCAACCATCAATCGGAAGGCCATAACTACTGCGTTGGCATCGATAAGCTTTGCAGATCTATCTCCGATAAGAAACATAGTCTTCGATTCGAACGTTGCATATGGAGATTGTTTACTGCATGCGCTCTCTAGTCGGTTGCATACGCGTCTTGGAATTCATTTACCGAATACGCTACAGTTACAGCATGGAGTGCTCGGAGAAAAAATGGTTGACACGGCATTGGCTGCCGACGTTGTCTCGAACGCCGCAACTCAGACAGACGAGTGGATTGTGGTTGTCGCTGAAGACGATGACCTAGTGCCGCCTGTGTTCACGGCTGAAGCATTGCTATCAAAAACTTCTTCGAGGATACTCATGCTGCAAAACAGAAAGCGTTCGGGGAATTTTCTAAATTTGGAAAATATTATGGTGAAGATGTGA
- a CDS encoding CaiB/BaiF CoA transferase family protein, which yields MTPTIQNTGALSHIRVLDLSRILAGPWATQNLADLGAEVIKVERPGVGDDTRGWGPPWIRDDNGEYTNDSTYYAAANRGKKSITVDIASEEGQKLIRELAAISDVLVENYKIGDLKRYGLDYESLAAINPRLVYCSITGYGQTGPSSHKPGYDFVFQAQGGLMSITGERDDLPGGGAQKVGIAIADVMTGMYSSIAILAALNHREVSGRGQYIDMALLDCLVALGGNQVTGYFSSGKVPFRYGNAHASLVPYQVFQTSDGDMVVAVGNDQQWQKYCEGIERPDLASDARWTKVTGRITGRETLIPELARTMRTRTSAQWIARLEALGVPCGRINDYKQVFEDPQVVHRGLRVDMPTEDGGTVSTIASPLRLTGTPVQYKLPPPKLGSSTEDLLKQLLNKSDKEIAAYREAKVI from the coding sequence ATGACACCGACAATTCAGAACACGGGCGCGCTGTCGCATATCCGCGTACTCGATCTCTCGCGCATCCTGGCGGGACCTTGGGCCACGCAAAACCTCGCCGACCTGGGCGCGGAAGTCATCAAGGTGGAAAGGCCCGGCGTGGGAGACGACACGCGCGGGTGGGGACCGCCGTGGATCAGGGACGACAACGGCGAGTACACGAACGACTCCACTTACTACGCGGCCGCCAATCGCGGCAAGAAATCCATCACGGTGGATATTGCCAGCGAGGAAGGGCAGAAGCTGATCCGGGAGCTGGCGGCCATATCGGACGTGCTGGTCGAGAACTACAAGATCGGCGATCTCAAACGCTACGGCCTGGACTATGAGAGCCTGGCCGCCATCAACCCGCGCCTGGTCTACTGCTCCATCACCGGTTACGGCCAGACCGGCCCCAGTTCGCACAAGCCGGGATACGACTTCGTCTTCCAGGCCCAGGGCGGGCTTATGAGCATTACCGGGGAACGCGACGACCTGCCCGGCGGCGGCGCCCAGAAGGTAGGTATTGCCATCGCCGACGTCATGACGGGAATGTATTCGTCCATCGCCATACTTGCCGCGCTCAATCACCGGGAAGTTTCCGGACGCGGCCAATATATAGACATGGCATTGCTCGATTGCCTCGTCGCCCTGGGCGGCAACCAGGTGACGGGCTATTTTTCGAGCGGCAAGGTGCCCTTCCGTTATGGCAATGCGCATGCAAGCCTGGTTCCCTATCAGGTATTCCAGACCTCGGATGGCGACATGGTGGTCGCGGTTGGCAACGACCAGCAGTGGCAAAAATATTGCGAAGGGATAGAGCGGCCCGACCTCGCATCCGATGCGCGCTGGACCAAGGTGACAGGCCGCATCACCGGCCGCGAAACCCTCATCCCCGAATTGGCCAGGACCATGCGCACCCGCACCTCGGCGCAGTGGATAGCGCGCTTGGAAGCGCTGGGCGTGCCGTGCGGCCGAATCAACGACTACAAGCAGGTCTTCGAGGATCCGCAAGTGGTGCATCGCGGCTTGCGGGTGGACATGCCGACCGAAGACGGCGGAACGGTCTCCACCATCGCCAGTCCCCTGCGGCTCACGGGCACCCCCGTGCAGTACAAACTGCCTCCCCCCAAGCTCGGCAGCAGCACCGAGGACCTGCTCAAACAACTTCTCAACAAATCGGACAAGGAGATTGCGGCCTACAGGGAGGCCAAGGTGATCTAG
- a CDS encoding DUF3732 domain-containing protein: MYFQLRQIILWPRRGGEPRVVRFEPGVVNVISGASKTGKSSVIPIIDYCLGSEKCAIPVGVIRESCSWFGVLVDTLEGQKLLARREPGDLKASGDMLLLEGSEIEPPSIIHKRNQTVDYVKAVLNRLSGLSNLQFEPGSEDRFKSRPSFRDLMAFLFQPQNIIANPDVMFFKADTTDHREKLKTIFPYLLGAISPELLQARHELDRISRQLRRKEAELKTRQASGAAWQREGFAWARLAIEYGLLPPHTVVPNDWPSIVDLLRVVMQSDTHAAAPTLASMDVIMTRLTELRAIESKLGMELNQSRNQLHELRRLDESSDTFRDGLHVQRDRLGLSSWIRELATERPAAVLEPSDAGRARIDQLCEALEGIELRLRSHPGVAESLGKETLRQREAVETILTDLAAVRQEIRALEGQSAEARKVTTRGEEISRFLGRLQEALRLYEAADVSSVLNEEISALREQVADLNKLISEHEIARKTENALDTIQSISSRLVPELDGEWPDAPIRLNIQDLTVNVIRGTRDDFLWEIGSGANWLAYHVALTLSLQGYFLSKPNHPVPGLLVYDQPSQVYFPARRAGKTLEEELDPEWKNEDVVAVRKVFALFDRIITRTTARLQIIVLDHANEEVWGGLANVYRVEEWRGKGLVPSGWN; encoded by the coding sequence ATGTACTTTCAACTGAGACAGATTATCTTGTGGCCACGGCGCGGGGGGGAACCGCGAGTGGTGAGGTTTGAACCCGGTGTGGTCAACGTAATCAGTGGGGCGTCGAAGACCGGTAAGTCATCGGTCATACCGATCATTGACTACTGCTTGGGTTCAGAAAAGTGTGCTATTCCAGTTGGTGTTATTCGTGAGAGTTGTTCCTGGTTTGGCGTGTTAGTTGATACCCTTGAAGGGCAAAAACTGCTTGCTCGACGAGAGCCCGGTGACTTGAAAGCATCTGGCGACATGTTGCTCTTGGAAGGGTCGGAAATCGAGCCACCTTCCATTATCCATAAAAGGAATCAAACGGTTGACTACGTCAAGGCTGTTCTGAATCGACTTTCTGGCCTCTCTAACCTGCAATTCGAGCCCGGTAGCGAGGATAGATTCAAATCCCGACCAAGCTTTCGCGATCTAATGGCCTTTCTTTTCCAGCCTCAGAACATCATCGCTAACCCTGACGTCATGTTCTTCAAGGCTGACACCACAGACCATCGCGAAAAGCTCAAAACCATTTTCCCCTATTTGCTCGGCGCTATTAGCCCCGAGCTTCTGCAAGCACGTCATGAGTTGGACCGCATCTCACGGCAGCTTCGCCGAAAGGAAGCTGAATTGAAGACCCGGCAGGCTTCTGGCGCAGCCTGGCAGCGAGAAGGCTTCGCATGGGCACGTCTAGCGATTGAGTACGGGCTGCTGCCACCCCATACAGTGGTGCCAAACGATTGGCCTTCGATAGTGGACCTACTTCGAGTAGTGATGCAAAGCGACACTCACGCAGCCGCACCAACGTTGGCCTCTATGGACGTCATTATGACGAGGCTTACCGAGTTGCGAGCAATCGAATCTAAGCTTGGGATGGAACTCAATCAGTCTCGCAATCAGCTGCACGAATTGCGGCGCCTGGATGAGAGTAGCGACACATTCCGAGACGGCCTCCATGTCCAACGTGACCGGTTGGGACTGTCTAGTTGGATTCGGGAGCTGGCCACAGAACGCCCAGCGGCGGTGCTTGAACCTAGCGATGCCGGACGAGCGCGCATTGATCAACTCTGCGAGGCGCTGGAGGGTATTGAACTTCGGCTGCGGTCGCATCCGGGTGTTGCTGAATCTCTCGGTAAAGAAACGCTTCGTCAGCGCGAAGCAGTGGAGACGATCCTTACCGATCTTGCAGCAGTGCGCCAAGAAATAAGAGCATTAGAAGGACAGTCGGCAGAAGCTCGCAAGGTCACCACTCGCGGCGAGGAAATTTCGCGCTTTCTTGGCCGGCTGCAGGAAGCTCTAAGATTATATGAAGCGGCAGACGTATCTTCAGTGCTTAATGAGGAGATTTCAGCGTTGAGGGAGCAAGTAGCGGATCTGAATAAGCTGATATCCGAACACGAAATAGCTCGCAAGACGGAAAACGCGCTGGACACCATCCAGTCCATTTCTTCGAGACTGGTTCCGGAGCTTGACGGAGAGTGGCCGGACGCTCCTATTCGCCTCAATATCCAAGATCTCACTGTGAACGTCATTCGCGGCACACGCGATGATTTTCTCTGGGAGATTGGTAGCGGTGCGAATTGGCTTGCATACCACGTGGCGCTCACCCTTTCTTTGCAGGGCTACTTTCTCAGTAAACCCAATCACCCCGTGCCAGGGTTGCTAGTCTATGATCAACCAAGCCAAGTCTATTTCCCGGCTCGAAGAGCAGGAAAGACCCTCGAAGAAGAACTTGATCCGGAATGGAAAAATGAGGATGTGGTCGCAGTACGAAAGGTATTTGCGCTTTTTGATCGCATCATCACACGCACTACCGCCAGATTGCAGATCATCGTGCTAGACCATGCGAATGAAGAAGTGTGGGGCGGACTTGCGAATGTCTATCGCGTCGAGGAGTGGCGCGGAAAGGGCTTAGTGCCATCCGGATGGAACTAA
- a CDS encoding tripartite tricarboxylate transporter substrate binding protein produces the protein MAALSASLAFGQAWPSQPVKIVVPFPAGGTTDILARQLATGLGQKWGVPVVVENKSGASGTIFSEQLARTAPDGYTLMVTATHHVINPGLYKHLPYDTKTAFTPLAQVAVVPNVLLVNPAVPAKTVQEFIRYAKANPDKLSFGSAGTGGANHLSGELFKSMTGIQMTHIPYRGAAPALNDLLGGTIPVMFDSITGVLQHVRAGKLRALGVTSLKRSSVAPDIPTLDESGVKGFEATAWFGLYGPAGMKPELSNKINADVREVLNMPKMKTLFLEQGADPGTMTQPEFAAFVNAEIDKWAKVIATAHIKLD, from the coding sequence GTGGCGGCATTGTCAGCGAGTCTGGCATTCGGCCAGGCCTGGCCGTCGCAACCGGTCAAGATCGTCGTGCCATTCCCCGCCGGAGGAACCACCGATATCCTCGCCCGCCAGCTCGCCACCGGCTTAGGACAGAAATGGGGCGTTCCCGTCGTCGTCGAAAACAAGTCGGGGGCGAGCGGGACCATATTCTCCGAGCAACTGGCAAGGACGGCGCCTGACGGATACACGTTGATGGTGACGGCCACCCATCACGTGATCAATCCGGGACTCTACAAGCACCTGCCGTACGACACCAAGACGGCCTTCACGCCATTGGCGCAGGTGGCCGTGGTTCCCAACGTCCTGCTGGTCAACCCCGCCGTGCCCGCGAAGACGGTGCAGGAATTCATCCGGTACGCCAAGGCCAATCCGGACAAGTTGAGCTTCGGCTCCGCGGGCACGGGCGGCGCGAACCACCTGTCGGGCGAACTCTTCAAGTCCATGACCGGCATCCAGATGACGCATATTCCCTACCGCGGCGCCGCGCCGGCGCTCAATGACCTGTTGGGCGGAACGATCCCGGTAATGTTCGATTCGATCACAGGTGTCCTGCAGCATGTCAGGGCGGGCAAGTTGCGGGCCCTGGGCGTCACCTCGCTCAAGCGTTCGTCCGTGGCGCCCGACATCCCCACGCTGGACGAATCCGGCGTAAAGGGATTCGAAGCCACCGCATGGTTCGGCCTTTATGGCCCCGCGGGGATGAAACCCGAATTGAGCAACAAGATCAACGCCGACGTGCGCGAAGTCTTGAACATGCCGAAGATGAAGACGCTCTTCCTGGAACAGGGCGCCGACCCCGGAACCATGACGCAACCCGAATTCGCGGCCTTCGTGAACGCGGAAATCGATAAATGGGCCAAGGTGATCGCCACGGCGCACATCAAGCTGGACTGA
- a CDS encoding IclR family transcriptional regulator domain-containing protein, which produces MATPESESFVRTFARGLRVIEVMGQSTGRQNIAQISEAAELPRTVVRRLLLTLIDLGFVGADEKDYWLTPKVLRLGMTYLYTLPFWRQSQLVLEELGTRIKQSCAVSVLDDGDIVYIQRFHTKRILAFSPSIGSRLPAYTVSMGRVLLSGLRADELDTYLSTTEFTPLTPKTTTDREALRAVISKVREQGYAWSDAEYDESICGLAVPIRGPGGAVVAAVNVSLISGEFTEEQARTEFLPLLKLAASRLKEQ; this is translated from the coding sequence ATGGCTACTCCAGAGAGCGAATCCTTTGTCAGAACCTTCGCGCGGGGCTTGCGCGTCATCGAAGTGATGGGCCAGTCCACGGGCAGGCAGAACATCGCGCAAATCAGCGAGGCGGCGGAACTGCCGCGTACGGTGGTGCGGCGTCTATTGCTGACGCTGATCGATCTCGGTTTCGTGGGCGCGGACGAAAAGGACTACTGGCTCACGCCCAAGGTCCTGCGTTTGGGGATGACCTACCTTTACACCTTGCCTTTCTGGCGCCAGTCGCAACTGGTCCTGGAGGAGCTGGGCACGCGCATCAAGCAGTCGTGCGCCGTGTCCGTGCTGGACGACGGGGATATCGTCTATATCCAGCGTTTTCACACCAAGCGCATCCTGGCGTTCAGCCCGTCCATAGGCAGCCGCCTGCCTGCCTATACGGTGTCCATGGGACGGGTGCTCCTGAGCGGTCTGCGGGCAGACGAGCTCGACACCTATCTGTCCACGACCGAATTCACGCCGCTCACGCCGAAGACCACGACCGACAGGGAGGCCTTGCGCGCGGTGATTTCCAAGGTTCGGGAGCAGGGCTATGCCTGGTCGGATGCCGAATACGACGAATCCATCTGCGGACTGGCCGTGCCCATCCGCGGCCCGGGCGGCGCCGTCGTGGCGGCCGTGAACGTGAGCCTGATTTCGGGGGAATTCACGGAGGAACAGGCACGGACGGAGTTTCTGCCGCTCTTGAAACTCGCGGCGTCGAGGCTGAAGGAGCAGTAG
- a CDS encoding three component ABC system middle component — protein MSEIVQSRRLSEAALVQNEALGAYSLWRFGLGYQGRDGRSCTLPLAFLVLPLILHGPTLAMVLSTHKASGLHLFAGKLGDKREDLIAIHGRVMALRRLTLESLVWAEQAGLIRIEPTTATLWSIGLYDLGMPALPERIRRVGPACERLGYWFAGLTDQQVVHTLKVDF, from the coding sequence ATGAGCGAGATCGTTCAGTCACGCCGCCTCAGTGAAGCCGCGCTCGTTCAGAACGAGGCGCTGGGTGCCTATTCGCTGTGGAGGTTCGGCCTTGGATATCAAGGTCGGGATGGCCGTTCCTGCACACTTCCCCTTGCGTTCCTTGTCCTCCCGCTGATATTGCATGGCCCAACCTTGGCAATGGTGCTGAGCACCCATAAAGCATCGGGATTACACCTCTTCGCCGGCAAGCTTGGAGACAAGCGGGAAGACCTTATTGCAATTCATGGCCGGGTTATGGCGCTAAGACGGCTGACCCTCGAGTCGCTCGTGTGGGCAGAGCAGGCTGGCCTCATTCGGATCGAACCAACAACGGCCACGCTCTGGTCAATTGGCCTTTACGACCTAGGTATGCCAGCGTTGCCCGAGCGGATTCGACGCGTTGGACCTGCATGCGAAAGGCTCGGCTACTGGTTTGCGGGCCTCACCGATCAACAGGTAGTGCATACACTTAAAGTGGATTTCTGA
- a CDS encoding MaoC family dehydratase produces MKETTFETDFWKDANLRKIWDDIVPGQPRKTLPYTLTREAIEKYCRVVGDMHPLYFDEEYAKKSSYGGLIAPPAIHILLMFACTPTDDWMRSPGTVNAGQSWSYNIPARPGDVIRLEARALDKFIKKDRLFVVHDNVFFNQNDEVICSGRGWTIRPQ; encoded by the coding sequence ATGAAAGAGACCACCTTCGAGACGGACTTCTGGAAGGACGCGAACCTTCGCAAGATTTGGGACGACATCGTCCCGGGCCAGCCTCGCAAGACCCTCCCCTACACCCTCACCCGCGAAGCCATCGAGAAGTATTGCCGGGTCGTCGGCGATATGCATCCGCTGTACTTCGACGAGGAATACGCGAAGAAATCCTCGTATGGAGGGTTGATCGCGCCGCCCGCGATTCACATCCTGCTGATGTTCGCCTGCACGCCCACCGACGACTGGATGCGCAGCCCCGGCACCGTCAATGCCGGCCAGTCCTGGAGCTACAACATTCCGGCCCGCCCCGGCGACGTTATCCGCCTGGAAGCCCGCGCGCTGGACAAGTTCATCAAGAAGGACCGGCTTTTCGTCGTGCACGACAACGTGTTCTTCAACCAGAACGACGAAGTGATCTGCTCCGGCCGCGGCTGGACCATCCGTCCGCAATAA